A window of the Nisaea acidiphila genome harbors these coding sequences:
- a CDS encoding DEAD/DEAH box helicase, whose protein sequence is MTFSDLGLSDAVVSAVTDAGYTTPTPIQEQAIPHVLMGRDILGCAQTGTGKTASFTLPMIDILAAGRAKARMPRSLILCPTRELAAQVADNFVKYGKNNQLSMALLIGGVAFSEQEQKLDRGVDVLIATPGRLLDHFERGRILLTDVKVLVIDEADRMLDMGFIPDVERIVSLLPRIRQTLFFSATISKEIRKLADAFLINPKEITVAAASSAAETVKQWRAKVAPKDKRAALRSLIDSEKPTNAIIFCNRKRDVGVVHRSLKRHGYNAVELHGDMSQPDRMKTLQRFKDGDADLLCASDVAARGLDIAGLSHVFNFDVPTHAEDYVHRIGRTGRAGREGRAFTLTTSEEAKYLQAIIKLIGKDIPVCEIPGLTAADGGDAAQEEERGEEKRERGGRRKSRSRGGRDGRSDDTPKADNVTDFPAKEARPSKRRRNRDEDADLEPVVGLGDHVPAFLLRK, encoded by the coding sequence TTGACGTTTTCAGACCTTGGACTTAGCGACGCGGTCGTCTCGGCGGTAACCGACGCCGGGTACACCACCCCCACCCCCATCCAGGAACAGGCAATTCCGCACGTGCTGATGGGACGGGACATTCTCGGCTGCGCGCAGACCGGTACGGGAAAGACGGCATCCTTCACGCTGCCGATGATCGATATTCTCGCTGCCGGACGGGCCAAGGCGCGCATGCCTCGGTCGCTGATCCTCTGCCCGACGCGGGAACTGGCCGCTCAGGTCGCGGACAATTTCGTCAAGTACGGCAAAAACAACCAGCTCAGCATGGCGCTGCTCATCGGCGGCGTAGCCTTCTCCGAGCAGGAGCAGAAGCTTGATCGCGGTGTGGACGTCCTGATCGCCACTCCGGGCCGCCTGCTCGACCATTTCGAGCGCGGTCGCATCCTGCTGACCGACGTGAAGGTTCTGGTGATCGACGAGGCCGACCGGATGCTCGACATGGGCTTTATTCCGGATGTCGAGCGTATCGTCAGTCTGCTACCGCGTATCCGCCAGACCCTGTTCTTCTCGGCGACGATCTCCAAGGAGATCCGCAAGCTCGCAGACGCCTTCCTGATCAATCCAAAGGAAATCACCGTCGCCGCCGCGTCCTCTGCCGCTGAGACCGTGAAGCAGTGGCGCGCCAAGGTCGCCCCGAAAGACAAGCGGGCCGCTCTGCGCAGCCTGATCGACAGCGAAAAGCCGACAAACGCCATCATCTTCTGCAACCGCAAGCGCGACGTCGGGGTCGTGCACCGCTCGCTGAAACGGCACGGTTACAATGCCGTCGAGCTGCATGGCGACATGTCACAGCCTGACCGCATGAAGACCCTACAGAGGTTCAAGGACGGCGATGCCGACTTGCTCTGCGCGAGCGACGTGGCGGCCCGCGGCCTCGACATCGCGGGTCTCAGCCACGTGTTCAATTTCGATGTCCCGACTCACGCCGAGGACTATGTGCACCGGATCGGCCGTACGGGCCGCGCCGGCCGTGAGGGGCGCGCCTTCACGCTGACGACTTCCGAAGAGGCGAAATACCTCCAGGCCATCATCAAGCTCATCGGCAAGGATATCCCGGTATGCGAGATTCCGGGCCTCACGGCTGCGGATGGCGGCGACGCCGCGCAGGAGGAAGAGCGCGGCGAAGAAAAGCGCGAGCGCGGCGGCCGACGGAAGTCCCGCTCCCGCGGCGGACGTGACGGACGCTCCGACGACACTCCCAAGGCCGACAACGTGACGGATTTCCCTGCGAAGGAGGCTCGTCCGTCTAAGCGGCGGCGCAATCGCGACGAGGATGCCGATCTGGAACCCGTGGTCGGCCTTGGCGATCACGTCCCGGCGTTTCTGCTGCGTAAGTAG
- a CDS encoding DMT family transporter, producing MTAQTALKTALLVVISCAFFAGANACAKAVQLLEAGPALHPVQIAFSRFLFGFLTLLPFVLHRGRGVFRTSIPMKHGVRVVFGAAGVAASFAAVGMMPLADALAIAWTSPIFAMVFAILVLKEQLVPLRWFGAAVGLAGVVVMNQPGAGVFQTGAMIALLSALLVGAEVVTIRVLAQSDKPLTILAINNLAGLVISGLAAIPFMELPSWEQMPYLVGVGSIMVCGQLLFIKAAAMGEANFIAPFYYSTLLYAALFGLLFFDEVPGLHLIVGGGMIVASGLVIAFARPRARGRAT from the coding sequence ATGACTGCGCAAACGGCGCTGAAGACGGCCCTGCTGGTCGTGATTTCCTGTGCATTCTTCGCCGGAGCGAATGCTTGCGCGAAAGCCGTGCAGTTGCTGGAGGCCGGTCCGGCGCTGCATCCGGTCCAGATCGCGTTCTCGCGTTTTCTGTTCGGCTTCCTGACCCTGCTTCCCTTCGTCCTGCATCGAGGGCGCGGCGTGTTCCGAACATCCATCCCGATGAAACACGGTGTCCGTGTGGTGTTCGGCGCGGCCGGGGTCGCGGCGTCCTTCGCCGCGGTCGGCATGATGCCGCTCGCGGATGCGCTCGCAATCGCCTGGACAAGCCCGATCTTCGCCATGGTTTTCGCCATTCTTGTCCTGAAGGAGCAACTGGTGCCGTTGCGCTGGTTCGGCGCCGCCGTCGGTCTGGCGGGCGTCGTCGTGATGAACCAACCGGGAGCCGGTGTTTTCCAGACGGGAGCGATGATCGCCCTGTTGTCGGCGCTCCTGGTCGGCGCGGAGGTGGTGACGATCCGGGTCCTGGCGCAGAGCGACAAACCGTTGACCATTCTTGCCATCAACAATCTCGCCGGTCTTGTCATCTCGGGGCTGGCGGCAATCCCGTTCATGGAGCTCCCGAGCTGGGAGCAGATGCCGTACCTGGTCGGCGTCGGCTCGATCATGGTGTGCGGGCAATTGCTGTTCATTAAGGCGGCGGCGATGGGCGAGGCGAACTTCATCGCGCCGTTCTATTACAGCACGCTGCTCTACGCCGCTTTGTTCGGGCTGCTTTTCTTCGACGAGGTGCCGGGGCTGCATCTGATCGTCGGGGGAGGGATGATCGTTGCCAGCGGCTTGGTCATTGCTTTCGCTCGTCCCCGTGCCCGGGGCCGTGCCACCTGA
- a CDS encoding acyl-CoA thioesterase produces MAQDERQPRGTLQVRTIAMPADTNPSGDIFGGWVLSQMDIAGGTAAAQHAKGRVATVGVEAMTFHKPVKVGDILCCYASFEKQGTTSLTYKIEAWAIRSGEYHLDEVLVTEGQFTFVALDGNGRKRKLENS; encoded by the coding sequence ATGGCGCAAGACGAGAGGCAGCCCCGCGGAACCCTGCAAGTCCGCACGATTGCCATGCCGGCGGATACCAATCCGAGCGGCGATATTTTCGGCGGCTGGGTGCTTAGCCAGATGGATATCGCCGGCGGAACGGCTGCCGCGCAGCATGCGAAGGGACGGGTCGCGACGGTCGGTGTTGAGGCGATGACCTTTCATAAGCCGGTGAAAGTCGGCGATATCCTGTGCTGCTATGCCAGCTTCGAGAAGCAGGGGACGACCTCGCTTACCTACAAGATCGAGGCATGGGCGATCCGTTCCGGCGAGTATCATCTCGATGAAGTTCTCGTGACCGAGGGGCAATTCACCTTTGTCGCCCTTGACGGCAACGGACGGAAGCGCAAGCTGGAAAACAGCTGA
- the parE gene encoding DNA topoisomerase IV subunit B has protein sequence MSDLFQSNAARSDDDYSAKDIEVLEGLEPVRRRPGMYIGGTDERAMHHLVAEVLDNSMDEAVAGFASRIEIDLSADMTVTIRDNGRGIPVDPHPKYKDKSALEVILTTLHAGGKFSDKVYSTSGGLHGVGISVVNALSDDLEVEVARDKQLYAQRFSRGHPQGGLESRGAVANRRGTTVRFHPDDEIFGRARFRPAQLYRMARSKAYLFKGVEIRWSCDTALIGEGDDTPAAATLHYPGGLSDFLTSTLGDRALIGEAFAGDKEEATRERVEWAVTWPDDNDDGFMHAYCNTIPTPSGGTHEAGLRTALLRGIRAYAEMVGGQKKAAQITAEDVMGGACIMLSVFVKDPQFQGQTKEKLVSAHATKLVEQAVKDHFDLWLSATPETSNRLLERILERAEDRQRRRQQKEVSRKTATRKLRLPGKLADCSSSDMEATEIFLVEGDSAGGSAKQARDRKTQAILPLRGKILNVASASSEKLRANQELSDISLALGCGSGSSYNEENLRYGKVIIMTDADVDGAHIASLLMTYFFREMPKLVEQGHLYLAMPPLYRLTQGTKSVYARDDAHREELLRTELTGRAKIEVSRFKGLGEMPPAQLKETTMDPEKRILLRVSVPPSLKAADPASEGAEARRVLEQTVETLMGRKPELRFQFIQENAKFVTDLDV, from the coding sequence ATGTCGGACCTGTTCCAAAGCAACGCCGCCCGCAGCGATGACGATTATTCGGCAAAGGATATCGAGGTTCTTGAGGGCCTTGAGCCCGTCCGGCGCCGCCCGGGCATGTATATCGGCGGAACCGACGAGCGGGCGATGCATCATCTGGTCGCCGAGGTGCTCGACAACTCGATGGACGAAGCCGTCGCAGGATTTGCAAGCCGGATCGAAATCGATCTGTCGGCCGACATGACCGTCACCATCCGCGACAACGGGCGCGGTATTCCGGTCGACCCGCACCCGAAATACAAGGACAAGTCGGCGCTGGAAGTCATCCTGACCACTCTGCATGCCGGCGGAAAATTCTCAGACAAGGTCTACAGCACCTCAGGCGGCCTCCACGGCGTCGGCATTTCGGTCGTGAACGCGCTGTCGGACGACCTCGAGGTGGAAGTGGCGCGGGACAAGCAGCTCTATGCGCAGCGCTTCAGCCGCGGCCATCCCCAGGGCGGACTGGAGAGCCGTGGCGCAGTCGCGAACCGGCGCGGCACCACTGTACGTTTTCACCCCGACGACGAGATCTTCGGCCGCGCCCGGTTCCGCCCGGCCCAGCTCTACCGCATGGCGCGCTCGAAAGCCTATCTGTTCAAAGGCGTCGAGATCCGCTGGTCCTGCGACACCGCCCTCATCGGCGAGGGCGACGACACACCGGCCGCCGCCACGCTGCATTATCCAGGCGGTCTCTCGGACTTCCTGACCAGCACGCTCGGCGACCGCGCCCTGATCGGCGAGGCTTTCGCCGGCGACAAGGAAGAAGCGACCCGCGAGCGCGTCGAGTGGGCCGTCACCTGGCCGGACGACAATGACGACGGCTTCATGCACGCCTATTGCAACACCATCCCGACGCCGAGCGGCGGCACCCACGAAGCAGGTCTGCGGACCGCCCTGCTCCGGGGCATTCGCGCCTATGCCGAAATGGTCGGCGGGCAGAAGAAGGCGGCTCAGATCACCGCCGAGGACGTCATGGGTGGCGCCTGCATCATGCTCTCCGTCTTCGTGAAAGACCCGCAGTTCCAAGGACAGACCAAGGAGAAGCTGGTCAGCGCGCATGCTACCAAGCTGGTCGAACAGGCGGTGAAAGATCATTTCGATCTCTGGCTTTCCGCCACTCCGGAAACGTCCAACCGCCTCCTTGAACGGATCCTGGAGCGGGCGGAGGACCGGCAGCGCCGGCGCCAGCAGAAAGAGGTCTCGCGCAAGACGGCGACCCGGAAGCTGCGCCTGCCCGGAAAGCTTGCCGATTGCTCGAGCTCCGACATGGAGGCGACAGAAATCTTCCTGGTCGAGGGCGACAGCGCCGGCGGTTCCGCCAAGCAGGCGCGCGATCGCAAGACCCAGGCGATCCTGCCTCTGCGTGGTAAGATCCTGAACGTGGCCAGCGCGTCCTCGGAGAAGCTGCGCGCCAACCAGGAACTCTCAGACATTTCCCTCGCCCTCGGCTGCGGCTCGGGCAGCAGCTACAACGAGGAGAACCTGCGCTACGGCAAGGTCATCATTATGACCGATGCCGACGTGGACGGTGCCCATATTGCGTCTCTGCTGATGACTTATTTCTTCCGCGAGATGCCGAAACTTGTCGAACAGGGCCATCTCTATCTCGCCATGCCCCCGCTCTACCGTCTGACCCAGGGCACGAAATCGGTTTATGCTCGGGACGATGCGCACCGCGAGGAACTGCTCCGGACGGAGCTCACCGGACGCGCGAAAATCGAGGTGTCTCGCTTCAAAGGTCTCGGCGAGATGCCGCCGGCACAGTTGAAGGAAACTACGATGGACCCGGAGAAGCGCATACTTCTGCGGGTTTCCGTACCGCCTTCGCTGAAAGCCGCCGATCCCGCGAGCGAAGGCGCCGAAGCTCGGCGTGTGCTGGAACAGACGGTCGAGACGCTGATGGGCCGCAAGCCGGAGCTCCGCTTCCAATTCATTCAGGAGAATGCGAAGTTCGTCACCGATCTCGACGTTTGA
- the glnA gene encoding type I glutamate--ammonia ligase, whose translation MSDVNAVMSMIKEHDCKFVDLRFTDPRGKMQHVTQAIETIDEESLTEGFMFDGSSIAGWKAINESDMNLMPDLSSARVDPFFAQPTLMLFCDVLDPITGQPYERDPRSTAKAALNYLNSLGIGDTAFFGPEAEFFVFEDVKIKTGSNVGYYELDHPELPANSARAYEEGNMGHRPGVKGGYFPVPPVDSEQDLRSEMLAVMGEMGVPIEKHHHEVAPGQHELGMKFGTLLETADCLQLYKYVVHNVAHAYGKTATFMPKPIAEDNGSGMHVHQSIWKDGKPLFAGNGYADLSEMCLYYIGGIIKHAKAINAFANSTTNSYKRLVPGFEAPVLLAYSSRNRSASCRIPFVNSPKGKRVEVRFPDAAGNPYLTFSAMLMAGLDGIQNKIHPGDPMDKDLYDLPPEELADVPTVAGSLREALECLDADRSFLTQGDVFTDDQIDAYIELKMEEVIKFEQAPHPVEFQMYYSV comes from the coding sequence ATGTCTGATGTGAACGCCGTCATGAGCATGATCAAGGAACACGACTGCAAGTTCGTTGATCTGCGCTTCACGGATCCGCGCGGCAAGATGCAGCACGTGACCCAGGCCATCGAAACGATCGACGAAGAGAGCCTCACCGAAGGCTTCATGTTCGACGGCTCCTCCATCGCCGGCTGGAAGGCGATCAACGAGTCCGATATGAACCTGATGCCGGACCTGTCGAGCGCCCGTGTCGATCCGTTCTTCGCGCAGCCGACCCTGATGCTGTTCTGCGACGTTCTGGACCCGATCACCGGTCAGCCGTATGAGCGCGACCCGCGTTCGACCGCGAAAGCCGCTCTGAATTACCTCAACAGCCTCGGTATCGGCGACACCGCGTTCTTCGGCCCGGAAGCCGAGTTCTTCGTGTTCGAAGACGTTAAGATCAAAACCGGCAGCAACGTCGGCTACTACGAGCTCGATCATCCGGAACTCCCGGCCAATTCCGCCCGCGCCTACGAAGAAGGCAACATGGGTCACCGTCCGGGCGTTAAGGGCGGCTACTTCCCGGTCCCGCCGGTCGACAGCGAGCAAGACCTGCGCAGCGAAATGCTGGCGGTCATGGGTGAAATGGGTGTGCCGATCGAAAAGCACCACCACGAAGTCGCCCCGGGCCAGCACGAGCTCGGCATGAAGTTCGGAACTCTTCTGGAAACCGCGGACTGCCTGCAGCTTTACAAATACGTCGTGCATAACGTCGCGCACGCCTATGGCAAGACCGCGACCTTCATGCCGAAGCCGATCGCAGAAGACAACGGCTCTGGCATGCACGTGCACCAGTCGATCTGGAAGGACGGCAAGCCGCTCTTCGCGGGCAACGGGTACGCCGACCTCTCCGAAATGTGCCTGTACTACATCGGCGGCATCATCAAGCACGCCAAGGCGATCAACGCTTTCGCGAACTCCACGACCAACAGCTACAAGCGTCTGGTCCCGGGCTTCGAAGCGCCGGTGCTGCTCGCCTACTCCTCGCGGAACCGCTCGGCCTCCTGCCGTATACCGTTCGTGAACAGCCCGAAGGGCAAGCGCGTCGAGGTTCGGTTCCCGGATGCCGCCGGCAACCCTTACCTGACCTTCTCCGCGATGCTGATGGCCGGCCTCGACGGCATTCAGAACAAGATCCATCCGGGCGACCCGATGGACAAGGATCTGTACGACCTGCCGCCGGAAGAACTCGCCGACGTCCCGACCGTCGCGGGCAGCCTGCGCGAAGCGCTGGAATGCCTCGATGCGGACCGTTCGTTCCTGACCCAGGGCGATGTCTTCACCGACGATCAGATCGATGCCTATATCGAGCTGAAGATGGAAGAGGTCATCAAGTTCGAACAGGCCCCGCATCCGGTCGAGTTCCAGATGTACTACTCCGTCTAA
- a CDS encoding ParA family protein yields MFTIAVANTKGGAGKTTLATTLAAHYAARGLDTALGDLDLQQSSLGWLRRRPSDLPRIRGVDLEEEGAKPRKKTEILVVDCVAAMSRDVVKDVVKQADVIVIPVLPSAFDEDGTRRFIDQLGGLKPIRKNKRAVAFVGNRVRLRTRAAEQLEHFLEDLGFPKVATLRDTQLFAQAAAEGKAIQELTSRRAYDHVMDLQPLIDFIEETRLAG; encoded by the coding sequence ATGTTCACCATCGCTGTTGCGAATACCAAGGGCGGAGCAGGGAAAACGACGCTCGCGACGACTTTGGCCGCGCATTACGCGGCCCGCGGACTGGACACGGCGCTCGGCGATCTCGACCTGCAGCAGAGCTCTCTTGGATGGCTGAGGCGGCGCCCCTCGGATTTACCGAGGATTCGCGGGGTCGACCTTGAGGAAGAAGGCGCGAAGCCGCGGAAGAAAACCGAAATTCTCGTGGTCGACTGCGTCGCGGCGATGAGCCGCGATGTGGTGAAGGACGTGGTGAAACAGGCGGATGTGATTGTCATCCCGGTGCTGCCCTCGGCCTTCGACGAGGATGGAACGCGGCGCTTTATCGATCAACTCGGCGGTTTGAAGCCGATCCGCAAGAACAAGCGCGCGGTCGCATTCGTCGGTAACCGGGTCCGTCTGAGGACCAGGGCGGCAGAACAGCTGGAGCATTTCCTTGAAGATCTCGGATTTCCGAAAGTAGCGACTTTGCGCGATACGCAGTTGTTCGCGCAGGCCGCGGCGGAAGGAAAGGCGATCCAGGAATTGACGAGCCGGCGTGCCTACGATCACGTGATGGATCTGCAGCCGCTGATCGACTTCATTGAGGAGACCCGTCTCGCCGGGTGA
- a CDS encoding pyridoxal phosphate-dependent aminotransferase yields the protein MRKLAERLNHLGTETAFSVLARANQLAAEGKSIINLGIGQPDFRTPDNIVEAAVKALHDGHHGYTPANGIPALRDAVAANLEKRHGVAVDPGRVLVVPGGKVTMFLAMMIFGEESAEIMFPDPGFPIYQSAIEFSGAKAVSIPLREENGFAFSAEEVLAGITERTRLIIVNSPANPTGGVVPRAEFDKLVRGLQAWPDVAIMSDEIYSEMLYDGREHVSLLQYPEIADRLILLDGWSKTYAMTGWRLGYSVWPKDVFPHAEKLCVNIHSCVNAAAQYAGLEALTGPQDAVGEMLKAFDERRKVIVRELNQVPGFRCIEPGGAFYAFPNIEGTGVKAQALQEKLLEEAGVAVIAGTSFGGFGEGYLRFSYANSTENIIEAINRIKTCLA from the coding sequence ATGAGGAAGCTGGCGGAACGGCTCAACCATCTGGGGACAGAGACGGCCTTCTCCGTGCTGGCCCGCGCGAACCAGCTCGCAGCCGAAGGCAAGAGCATCATCAATCTCGGGATCGGCCAGCCGGATTTCCGCACCCCCGACAATATCGTCGAGGCTGCGGTCAAGGCCCTGCATGACGGGCACCACGGCTATACGCCGGCGAACGGAATTCCGGCTTTGCGCGACGCAGTCGCCGCCAATCTTGAGAAGCGCCACGGCGTCGCCGTCGATCCGGGCCGGGTCCTCGTCGTTCCGGGCGGCAAGGTGACCATGTTCCTCGCGATGATGATCTTCGGAGAGGAAAGCGCGGAGATCATGTTCCCCGACCCGGGCTTTCCGATCTATCAATCTGCCATCGAGTTCTCCGGCGCCAAGGCTGTATCAATCCCGCTTCGCGAGGAAAACGGCTTCGCCTTCTCGGCGGAGGAAGTGCTCGCCGGCATAACCGAGCGCACCCGCCTCATCATCGTCAACAGCCCGGCCAATCCGACCGGGGGCGTGGTCCCGCGCGCCGAGTTCGACAAGCTCGTCCGCGGCCTGCAGGCCTGGCCGGACGTTGCGATCATGAGCGACGAGATCTACAGCGAGATGCTGTATGACGGGCGCGAACATGTCAGCCTCCTGCAATATCCGGAAATCGCCGACCGGCTGATCCTGCTCGACGGATGGTCCAAGACCTACGCGATGACCGGCTGGCGGCTCGGTTACAGCGTCTGGCCAAAGGATGTCTTCCCGCACGCCGAGAAGCTCTGCGTCAACATTCATTCCTGCGTGAACGCCGCTGCGCAATATGCCGGCCTCGAGGCCCTCACCGGCCCCCAGGACGCGGTCGGCGAGATGCTGAAGGCGTTCGACGAGCGGCGCAAAGTCATCGTGCGCGAACTGAACCAAGTCCCGGGATTCCGCTGTATCGAACCCGGCGGGGCGTTCTACGCGTTCCCCAATATCGAAGGGACCGGTGTGAAGGCGCAGGCCCTGCAGGAAAAACTCCTGGAAGAGGCCGGCGTCGCCGTGATCGCGGGTACCAGCTTCGGCGGTTTCGGAGAAGGCTATCTGCGCTTCTCCTATGCGAACTCGACCGAAAACATCATTGAGGCCATCAATCGCATTAAGACCTGCCTTGCCTGA
- a CDS encoding MBL fold metallo-hydrolase: MTGAEDITLTFVGCGDAFGSGGRFNTCFHVQTPETRFLIDCGASSLIAMKALGVDRNPIESILITHFHGDHFGGIPYFMLDAQFFSKRTGPLTIVGPTGLEHWIERTMETAFPGSSRAKRKFDLNLIEIEPGTTHSVGSLEIHAEQALHGAPDGPFLAYRISTRGKTIAYTGDTEWTGSLVPIGKNADLLIAEAYFFDKQVPFHLDLATLADRLPDLTPKRLILTHMNEDMLARTGSLDYETASDGMVVTL, translated from the coding sequence ATGACCGGGGCAGAAGATATCACTCTTACCTTTGTGGGCTGCGGCGATGCCTTCGGTAGCGGAGGACGCTTCAATACCTGCTTTCACGTGCAGACGCCGGAGACACGCTTTCTGATCGATTGCGGCGCAAGTTCCCTGATCGCGATGAAAGCGCTCGGCGTCGACCGCAACCCGATCGAGAGCATTCTGATCACGCATTTCCACGGCGATCATTTCGGGGGCATCCCCTATTTCATGCTGGATGCCCAGTTCTTCAGCAAACGGACCGGGCCACTGACTATCGTCGGGCCGACAGGCCTCGAGCACTGGATCGAACGCACGATGGAAACCGCCTTTCCCGGCTCTTCGCGCGCAAAACGAAAATTCGACCTCAACCTGATCGAGATTGAACCCGGAACCACACACAGCGTCGGCTCGCTCGAGATTCACGCGGAGCAAGCCCTTCACGGAGCGCCGGACGGCCCGTTCCTCGCTTACCGTATCTCAACGCGGGGCAAGACAATCGCTTATACCGGCGATACCGAATGGACCGGCAGCCTCGTCCCAATCGGAAAGAACGCCGACCTTCTGATTGCAGAGGCCTACTTCTTCGACAAACAGGTGCCTTTCCACCTGGACCTCGCGACGCTCGCAGACAGGCTGCCGGACTTGACACCCAAGCGGTTGATCCTGACCCACATGAACGAGGACATGCTCGCAAGAACAGGTTCTCTCGATTACGAAACCGCTTCGGACGGAATGGTGGTCACGTTATGA
- a CDS encoding Lrp/AsnC ligand binding domain-containing protein — MQTIFVQVKCELGEAYNVADAAIMDFEEVSEVHSTSGQYDLMMKCYLPDDTDIGRFVTEKIQSIDGVKDTFTIITFKAFT; from the coding sequence ATGCAGACGATCTTCGTTCAGGTTAAGTGCGAACTAGGCGAGGCCTACAACGTGGCCGACGCGGCGATTATGGATTTCGAGGAAGTCTCCGAAGTCCATTCGACATCCGGCCAGTACGATCTGATGATGAAATGCTACCTACCGGACGATACGGATATCGGTCGTTTCGTCACTGAGAAGATCCAGAGCATCGACGGCGTGAAGGATACCTTCACGATCATCACCTTCAAGGCGTTCACCTAG
- a CDS encoding P-II family nitrogen regulator, with translation MKKIEAIIKPFKLDEVKEALHEVGIQGITVTEAKGFGRQKGHTELYRGAEYVVDFLPKVKIEVVMEDSLVERAVDAIQSAARTGRIGDGKIFVSGVDDVIRIRTGESGGDAL, from the coding sequence ATGAAAAAAATCGAAGCCATCATCAAGCCCTTCAAGCTCGACGAAGTGAAGGAAGCGCTGCATGAAGTTGGCATCCAGGGAATCACCGTAACCGAAGCCAAGGGGTTCGGCCGCCAGAAAGGGCATACCGAACTTTACCGAGGAGCCGAGTACGTCGTCGATTTTCTCCCCAAGGTGAAAATCGAGGTCGTTATGGAGGACTCTCTGGTCGAACGGGCCGTGGACGCCATACAGTCCGCGGCGCGCACCGGTCGTATCGGCGATGGAAAGATATTCGTTTCCGGCGTCGATGATGTCATCCGTATCCGAACCGGAGAATCCGGGGGCGATGCCCTCTAG
- a CDS encoding pentapeptide repeat-containing protein, translating to MDEAALKEIIVLHRGFLDGVPGCKRADLRNASLKGLRAPNAKLHSALLSGVDMTGAAFVRGDFSGADMFGAVMRRANLAGSNFFRADLRGAKFTGARLGGSDFREADMRPGDIRDAGMERTQSVDMSDAVLDKSNFSRSNMSEANLEGASLKNSNLSEAELIAVNFSGADLEGANLELARMKNAVMAGTNLKGASLRGADLEGAVLRNVDVSVCDIKGARLDNCRVFLGIRDLEESLKVKVQKHMKWLATDGKEGEQADFSGANMTGLDFRNADLSVAKFTGANLEKCNFGSSFLTMADFTGANLSNTNFMDADMRGVILMNADLSSANIAKADLGFVNVLSTRGDRRVVRFPATLNGAKFEKTICSNTNFAGARLDGVSFETAITDGAVFSSGDEDLGEEVSAQEQA from the coding sequence ATGGATGAAGCTGCACTTAAAGAAATAATCGTCCTCCATCGAGGCTTCCTTGATGGCGTACCCGGATGCAAGCGTGCGGATTTGCGAAATGCAAGTCTGAAGGGATTGCGCGCGCCCAACGCTAAGTTACACAGCGCACTTCTTTCCGGCGTGGACATGACCGGAGCCGCCTTCGTTCGTGGCGATTTCTCGGGAGCCGACATGTTCGGCGCCGTCATGCGGCGGGCAAATCTTGCAGGATCGAATTTTTTCCGTGCGGATCTGCGCGGCGCAAAATTTACGGGCGCCCGCCTCGGCGGATCGGATTTCCGCGAAGCCGATATGCGCCCCGGAGATATCCGCGACGCGGGCATGGAGCGCACCCAGAGCGTCGATATGTCGGATGCGGTTCTCGACAAGTCGAATTTCTCCCGTTCAAACATGTCGGAAGCAAATCTTGAGGGGGCGTCGCTTAAGAACAGCAACCTCTCCGAAGCAGAGCTTATCGCCGTCAATTTCTCCGGTGCGGATCTCGAAGGTGCGAATCTCGAGCTTGCGCGCATGAAGAACGCCGTGATGGCGGGCACCAATCTGAAAGGTGCAAGTCTTCGCGGCGCGGACCTCGAGGGGGCCGTGCTCCGGAATGTGGACGTTTCGGTCTGCGATATAAAAGGCGCACGCCTCGATAATTGCCGGGTGTTTCTCGGCATCAGGGATCTTGAGGAAAGTCTCAAGGTCAAAGTCCAGAAGCACATGAAATGGCTGGCGACGGACGGTAAGGAAGGCGAGCAGGCTGATTTTTCGGGGGCCAACATGACCGGTCTCGACTTCCGAAATGCGGATCTCAGCGTCGCCAAGTTCACCGGCGCAAATCTTGAGAAGTGCAATTTCGGTAGCTCGTTCCTGACGATGGCCGATTTCACCGGCGCCAATCTTTCGAACACGAACTTCATGGATGCCGATATGCGCGGCGTCATCCTGATGAATGCCGACCTGTCCTCCGCGAACATCGCAAAGGCCGATCTCGGCTTCGTCAACGTTTTGAGTACCCGCGGCGACCGACGCGTCGTCCGGTTTCCGGCAACCCTCAACGGTGCGAAGTTCGAAAAGACAATCTGTTCGAACACGAATTTCGCCGGCGCCCGTCTGGACGGAGTGTCCTTCGAAACTGCGATCACGGACGGCGCGGTATTCTCATCTGGAGATGAAGACCTCGGCGAAGAGGTCTCTGCGCAAGAGCAGGCGTGA